Proteins encoded within one genomic window of Kibdelosporangium phytohabitans:
- a CDS encoding beta/gamma crystallin domain-containing protein, producing the protein MRTGLKRLAVTTVVTAGMMTAIAAPAFAISEVGCGGRNDFLKVQYATGGGWGSARCFANAGAQGVNIGGAYQVDSGNNKVTVNYEDGGRYYSDTLDRWQGVGYGRQVRVYEVRIW; encoded by the coding sequence ATGCGTACAGGTCTGAAGAGGCTGGCTGTCACGACGGTGGTCACAGCAGGCATGATGACCGCGATCGCGGCGCCCGCCTTCGCCATCAGCGAGGTCGGCTGCGGTGGCCGCAACGACTTCCTCAAGGTGCAGTACGCGACAGGCGGTGGCTGGGGAAGCGCCAGGTGCTTCGCCAACGCGGGCGCCCAAGGAGTGAACATCGGCGGCGCATACCAGGTCGACTCGGGCAACAACAAGGTGACGGTCAACTACGAGGACGGCGGCCGGTACTACTCCGACACGCTGGACCGCTGGCAGGGCGTCGGCTACGGCAGGCAGGTCAGGGTGTACGAGGTCCGCATCTGGTGA
- a CDS encoding YrhB domain-containing protein, producing the protein MNDTLSRRAADWLDRTYGGLVTLTDDQPLVDGDRTQLFGCGYAGGPNEPMLAATIAVPKDGGEPFPVSNADPLDEALNGAPSADFDPLAWRWRVNARGCLVATDAAVDHRPSSALPWTPLDEAPGWWGRMLAAHFPSAEVSTCSTWADVTSILLEGGPGTRTVVWLRRQHDGKDLTGHLIYAFNDDDQAIFLDGQRGSLARLNDDEVGQLVVARFHRAAGERHEFLPLPWENPAPTLQAALDKATSWLEHTYKEPVVVVQPDAADETNRGWLFACTTRKFQETGDWRDQMLDAALVVPKQAGRTPFGLPNNDPWTYLTEWEVEDDGIADPPAPGAAAWFEPTMRELGTPLSSTVHQSWGETLTELAGTPKGSRALVWVRRQDFRGRESVGNLLIAVNEDSGVRLIDSMADRGYPSFDQEPMALHVIRYES; encoded by the coding sequence ATGAACGACACTCTTTCCCGCAGGGCAGCCGACTGGCTGGACCGCACCTACGGGGGCCTGGTCACCCTCACCGACGACCAGCCGCTGGTCGACGGCGATCGGACCCAGTTGTTCGGCTGCGGCTACGCGGGCGGGCCGAACGAGCCGATGCTCGCGGCCACGATCGCCGTGCCCAAGGACGGCGGCGAGCCGTTCCCGGTGTCGAACGCGGACCCGTTGGACGAGGCGCTCAACGGGGCGCCGTCGGCGGACTTCGATCCGCTGGCGTGGCGCTGGCGGGTCAACGCGCGTGGTTGCCTGGTCGCGACCGACGCCGCTGTGGACCACCGGCCGTCATCGGCGTTGCCGTGGACGCCGCTGGACGAGGCGCCGGGCTGGTGGGGCCGGATGCTGGCCGCACATTTCCCGTCCGCCGAGGTGTCCACCTGTTCGACGTGGGCGGATGTCACGTCGATCCTGCTGGAGGGCGGTCCCGGCACGCGCACTGTCGTGTGGCTGCGCCGTCAGCACGACGGCAAGGACCTCACCGGCCACCTGATCTACGCGTTCAACGACGACGACCAGGCCATTTTCCTCGACGGCCAGCGCGGTTCGCTGGCGCGGCTCAACGATGACGAGGTCGGGCAGCTCGTTGTGGCGCGGTTCCACCGGGCTGCGGGCGAGCGGCACGAGTTCCTGCCGTTGCCGTGGGAGAACCCGGCGCCGACGCTGCAGGCCGCGTTGGACAAGGCGACCAGCTGGCTGGAGCACACGTACAAGGAGCCGGTTGTGGTCGTGCAGCCGGACGCGGCGGACGAGACCAACCGCGGCTGGTTGTTCGCGTGCACCACCCGGAAGTTCCAGGAAACCGGCGACTGGCGTGACCAGATGCTGGACGCCGCGCTGGTCGTGCCGAAGCAGGCGGGCCGGACCCCGTTCGGGCTGCCGAACAACGACCCGTGGACCTATCTGACGGAGTGGGAGGTCGAGGATGACGGGATCGCGGACCCGCCTGCTCCCGGCGCCGCTGCCTGGTTCGAACCCACGATGCGCGAACTGGGCACACCGTTGAGCTCGACCGTGCACCAGAGCTGGGGTGAGACGCTGACCGAGCTCGCCGGGACTCCGAAGGGGTCGAGGGCGCTGGTGTGGGTCCGGCGGCAGGACTTCCGCGGCCGGGAATCGGTGGGCAACCTGCTGATCGCGGTCAACGAGGACAGCGGTGTGCGCCTGATCGACTCGATGGCCGACAGGGGATACCCGTCGTTCGATCAGGAACCCATGGCACTGCACGTGATCCGCTACGAGTCATGA
- a CDS encoding DUF6924 domain-containing protein has translation MWHNSLGAAECEPGPRLWVGLAAEGGSAPQQLSWVAEDGIECAVAFSPDMAACWGHRRVASAHLVQIRGELVASDGFSLAGSSILEYDTETLGMGWHSAGRLRLLLDDGSGVPPCWVAWRDQAGTAYSLGMWSPELSGESHVIRIAGTQFTQASVFSGYRNAAGHAPVGFRGTLVAPSVVKPAPSEPVVLQDVPVGTPCLPSVESVPLIRTDFGNDEAWTAAVREVTEVRTLPNGDIFSASVDVVDDKRFSGLTATQLCQLAPPGAGWSLPLVADWITMMEPEHPVLVVDLDEDSLGRTFRATPYAVHEIEPNLSLANVDWESFEYSADDDGVVRPSFS, from the coding sequence GTGTGGCACAACTCGCTTGGGGCTGCGGAGTGCGAACCTGGGCCGCGGTTGTGGGTTGGATTGGCTGCCGAAGGCGGCTCCGCGCCGCAGCAACTGTCCTGGGTGGCCGAGGACGGCATTGAGTGCGCGGTTGCCTTCTCGCCCGATATGGCGGCGTGTTGGGGGCATCGTCGTGTGGCCAGTGCGCATCTCGTGCAGATCCGTGGTGAACTTGTCGCCAGTGACGGGTTTTCTCTGGCCGGGTCGAGCATTCTCGAGTACGACACGGAAACCCTGGGTATGGGGTGGCATTCGGCGGGTCGTCTGCGCTTGCTCCTGGACGATGGGTCGGGTGTGCCGCCGTGTTGGGTGGCGTGGCGTGACCAGGCGGGCACCGCGTACTCGCTCGGCATGTGGTCGCCTGAACTGTCCGGTGAATCCCACGTCATCAGGATCGCCGGGACGCAGTTCACCCAGGCCAGCGTGTTCTCCGGCTACCGCAACGCCGCCGGCCACGCACCAGTCGGTTTTCGAGGCACCCTGGTCGCGCCGTCGGTGGTGAAGCCTGCGCCGTCCGAGCCAGTGGTGTTGCAGGATGTTCCAGTGGGCACGCCTTGTCTGCCGTCGGTTGAGTCGGTTCCGTTGATCCGCACTGACTTCGGCAACGATGAGGCGTGGACCGCGGCCGTCCGCGAGGTGACGGAGGTGCGCACTCTGCCCAACGGCGACATCTTCAGCGCGTCCGTCGATGTGGTCGACGACAAGCGGTTCAGCGGCCTGACTGCCACCCAGCTGTGCCAGTTGGCGCCGCCCGGCGCGGGCTGGTCGCTGCCGCTCGTCGCCGACTGGATCACCATGATGGAGCCCGAGCACCCCGTGCTGGTCGTCGATCTCGACGAGGACAGCCTGGGCCGGACCTTCCGCGCCACCCCTTACGCGGTCCACGAGATCGAACCCAACCTGTCCCTGGCGAACGTGGACTGGGAGTCCTTCGAGTACTCGGCGGACGACGACGGCGTGGTCCGCCCCTCGTTCTCCTAG
- a CDS encoding helix-turn-helix transcriptional regulator — protein MNQRPLSAHTTEPSGVAVAVHASDPMTALGAASILGSDGRLRVLPESDIALAEMIVIIEEAVGDKALAFLREVRTKSRLDTSPRCVIVTDRLRIDGLTAIQYGTAAVLQRSNTSDDELLRTVVAVSQGAAYLPPWLQGSLLNQFDRIRRDVLEPNGLTMSGMSARERDVLRLLADGHSTEEVAVRVGYSERTVKNVLHSLMSRHGLNNRAHAVAFAWRAGVI, from the coding sequence GTGAACCAGAGGCCGCTGTCTGCGCACACCACGGAGCCGTCAGGCGTCGCTGTCGCAGTGCACGCCTCCGACCCGATGACCGCGCTCGGCGCGGCCAGCATCCTCGGCTCCGACGGTCGCTTGCGGGTGCTTCCCGAGTCCGACATCGCCCTCGCCGAGATGATCGTGATCATCGAGGAAGCTGTCGGCGACAAGGCGTTGGCCTTCCTGCGGGAGGTCCGCACGAAGTCGCGGCTGGACACCTCGCCGCGGTGCGTGATCGTCACCGACCGGCTGCGGATCGACGGTCTGACCGCCATCCAGTACGGCACGGCCGCGGTGTTGCAGCGCAGCAACACCAGTGACGACGAACTGCTGCGCACGGTTGTCGCGGTCAGCCAGGGCGCCGCCTACCTGCCGCCGTGGCTGCAGGGGAGCTTGCTCAACCAGTTCGACCGGATCCGGCGTGACGTACTGGAACCCAACGGGCTCACCATGTCGGGCATGTCCGCGCGTGAGCGTGACGTGCTCCGGTTGCTCGCCGACGGTCACAGCACCGAGGAAGTCGCTGTCCGGGTGGGCTATTCCGAGCGCACGGTGAAGAACGTGCTGCACAGCCTGATGAGCAGGCACGGCCTCAACAACCGCGCACACGCGGTCGCCTTCGCCTGGCGTGCCGGTGTCATCTAG